The Physeter macrocephalus isolate SW-GA unplaced genomic scaffold, ASM283717v5 random_1158, whole genome shotgun sequence genome segment TTCTTCCTGTTGAGCTCTGCTATCATCACAGGGTGTGAGAGCTTCCCCTTCAGGTCTCCTGACTctgtttaattgaggtttctgtttattaattccTTACACATGAAAGGGTATGACATTCTAACTGGAGCAGCAAGTGGTTCAGCAATGTTGAGCCTAGAGCTTGGCACTAAGTAGACGCTGTTGTTGAATGAACACGAGAAGGATTGGAGCTGGAGTGTGAAGGGTCTTTTATGTTGTGTTTTGGATTTCATCCTATAAGCAAAGGAGACAGAGATAGGGATGAGGACTGGAGGTAAGGAAATGGGTAAGGTGGTTATTGCAGATGTCTAGGgtggaaatgataaaagaactGAACAGTCCTGGGAGCAGTGAGGCTGGAGTGGAAAAAGATTTCAGGAAAGAAGGGACAGCGTCCTTGATTTGGTAGATgtgcaagggagggagggagaagtgcCAAGGATGTTTCTGCATTCAAGGTTGGGCACACTGGTGGGCACAAATGCTGTTTGTTATCTAGGATCAAAGACACAGGAGCCTTTTCAGGGTCTTGCAATGCTGGGGAGATCCCAGCCGGGTGAAGGACGTTTGATCTCATTGTCCTCCTAGCCCTTCGACTCTCCCTCGAAGCCTCTCAATGAAATGGCTTGAtcccaaagcaaaaacaaaaacaaaaccacaggagCAAGCTGAAGAGTGATGGCATGATCATTGGCCTTAGAATCAGAGGGCCTTAGTTTGAGTACTGGCTGTTGGTTACTAGCCGTGCACATTACTTAACCTCCTTGAgcttgtttttctcatctgttaaatgggactACCTGCTGTGGCAGGGTTGTCTTGAGGAATAGGTGGTTCTAGTTCTCATCTGTGGCTTGTTTGCAGTACTTTGAGTGAGGCATGAAGCTAAGTGCTGTATGAACATTATAATGTTTCATTCTCTTGATAACTTTAGAGGTGCAGGTATTGGAGCCTCATTttatggtggggaaaaaaaaactgagcttggagtagttaagtgacttgtcccaaatcacacagctagggGTGAGATAGTGTGTTTTTAGGCTGGAGAGAAGGCTCTACTGGGAAGGAAGAGTTTAAATATTGTAGAAGAGGATGATAATTGATAGAGCAAGGGTACTGCAGGAAATAAGCAGGAGAGCTCGGGACAAGATCAGTTCTGGAAAAGTCATTGCCGTTTTCCAGAAATTAAGCGGCTAATTTTTGTATTGGAAGTCTCCATAAGTacgttatctatttttttccccaagttccaGCTTGTTTTCTGCACATTCCTTTTTCAGATTTTGTACTGCATTGGCAGGTCATGGATAGGAACTACTGATTTGTTTCCTCCTTCTCTCAACAGTATTTTAATAAGCGAAAAACCTACTTTGCCCACGATGCTCTCCAGCAGTGCACTGTTGGAGATATTGTGCTTCTCAAAGCTCTACCTGTCCCGAAAACAAAGCACGTGAAGCATGAACTGGCTGAGATAATTTTCAAAGTTGGACAAGTCGTAGATCCAGTGACCGGAAAGCGCTGTGCAGGAACCACCTACCTGGAGAGTCCAGTCAGTCTGGAAACCACCCACCTAAGCAAAAACCTGGAAGAACTCGATCTCTCTTCAACACAGTGAAGGAGGATTGGAAAACGGAGCCAAAAGGGAAGGATTTCTAAGTTTGctttatggaaaaatttttaCAAGTTTCCTCACAAACCGTCCAGTTTCTCTTCTGGTATTTATGAACTAGCTAAAAGTAAATGAAGTAAAGGCCttgttataatttttcataaagGTTTACAGTCATGTTTCACATTTCCTTCTCAGCGAACATACTTTCCTGTTACACTAAGTGTGCCTAGCCGTGCGCTGCATTGTTTTGTAAGCTCACTGTTTTAGaaggtggttttttgtttttgtttctgttttcattcaaaGGAATCTGGAATTTATCTTAGAACTTTTATTTTGGGAGAAGAAAACCTTCTGATATCATAAACAGATAAGACCAcattaagtgaatatttatttttgatactgTATATTCAAAATTAAGTTTTTCTCTGATTTAACCAATTCCAAATGGAAACAATTAACATGCTGGGGTCAGACTTTATCAGATTAAAGTCTGTATTAATAAGAATGTTGACAcgtagaaaataaaactaaaattctgtCACTTTTCTCCTGTATCCTAGGCTAGATTAAATAGGAATAAGTTCTTAAAATCTGATACATTGATGAAGTTGTGGAATTTCTCACACATGCATTTGAGTTGGAGAGTTGCAGAGTTTTATTGCTATTCATTGATAAACTGTGATAACTTAGATTTTGACTTGATGAAACACTGAACTGTATATTTCAGTTTTCTGGCTCCCAGAAGGGACTTGGAGTATATTTCAACCTCAACAAATATGTCAGTATTTGAGTAATAACCACGGGCACTGCCCCCTCCTCAGGGCTTATAATCTCCTGGGCAGGTATGCACAAGTGTCTTCATGACAAACACAGAAACACATGGGTGGGGGAGAAATTGGGAtgactttccagaaaaaaatgagagaatgctAGAACTGAATCTTAAAGGAAGAGTCTCCGGGTTAGTGCGTGAGGCATTTGGAAAgcgcattccaggcagaggaagggggtgtAAAGTCCTCGAAGGATGAGAGAAAGGACTGTAACCAAGGGGTTTTGGAAGTGGTGAGCACTGCTGGGACATTGAACAAGGGTGGAACTCAAGTAGAGAAATAGGCAGGAATTGTAAGTGGTGGTGGgttgtttaatgttttaaagagTGATATAATTAGATTCACATTTCTTTAAAGTAATAGCATCTGTGTCAAGAATAGACTGGAATGGGAAGAATTGGAGGTAGGGAGACAGTGGCCTGTTCAAAGATTGGTCCTAAGACATAAACTGAGTTGGGCAGGGAAGATGCtaggagggctgggggcaggaacTGGGCTTGCGGACTGAGGGGTTCTCTGAAGCTGGTAATCTTTGGAGgcgaaggaaggggaagggggctcCAGGGGTGCAGGAGTTTCTCTGACTGGGGCAATATTTGAACATGTTAATATGGCAAGGAGCCACCAGGGAGAACAGAAGTGGATCCTgtggatggaggaagggaaacaaGGATCTGCCCCAGACCAGGGAGAGGCATCTGGTGGAAAGGAGGCCAGGCACACAGGGACAGGAGGCCAGAGGCTGTTGATCAGGCCAGCTCCTGATCTCAACTGGCTTACGGTTCGTGAGGCCATAGAGGCTGCAGAGACGCAAAAGGGAAGCTGGAGTTCTCTCCAGGGCGGAAAGGACACGTCCCCATCCTGCACTGTGGGAGGCATTCCGAAGTAGAACTCTCAGGGAGGATGAGCCAAAGGGAGGCATCTTAGACTGTCTGCCAAGGGGGTGGCTATGCGGTACCGGTTATCCTGGAGGGGACAGGACACCTGTCCAAGCCATCTCTAAAagctcaaatattttaaaggcttACCTATACtctaatgtatcatttttatCTTAACATAGATACTTTTCCTGGAAATCTTGGTGTAAAAATTATCCTCCAGGAAGATGCCCCATATTTATCCTATGACATTGTAACCTAAGCCACACACCTGTGAAATAAGAGTTATCTCCTTCCCCCCAGTAAAAAGCACTGGGTTAATGGAACTTCAGAGCAAAATGATAGTGGAGAAAAAAGTGCAGAATGAGTGGCCTAATACTAAACACAAAAGCCAGGTCAGCAAAGAAATGCCTTCCAAGTTAACATTTCAGGAAAATAGACTTGAAAGCATCTGTCTCCTGAAATAGAGCTGAGAAATTGGGGAATATGTAGGAAAGTCAAACCGACACCACTGGCTTGAAGAGGCCCTGCCTCCCACAGTGCAGGATGGGGACATGTCCTTTCCACCCTGGAGAGAACTCCAGCTTCCCTTTTGCGTCTCTGCAGCCTCTATGGCCTCACGAACCGTAAGCCAGTTGAGATCAGGAGCTGGCCTGATCAACAGCCTCTGGCCTCCTGTCCCTGTGTGCCTGGCCTCCTTTCCACCAGATGCCTCTCCCTGGTCTGGGGCAGATCCttgtttcccttcctccatccacAGGATCCACTTCTGTTCTCCCTGGTGGCTCCTTGCCATATTAACATGTTCAAATATTGCCCCAGTCAGAGAAACTCCTGCACCCCTGgagcccccttccccttccttcgcCTCCAAAGATTACCAGCTTCAGAGAACCCCTCAGTCCGCAAGCCCAgttcctgcccccagccctcctagcagagacctcccagctccccagccctGAGTGTCATGGTCCGAAcgcgggttggaaaagaatttccagacacaaggcagaatgtaaagaagatagaatttattagagggaagggtcgcTGCCAGAACAGCGGGCCgacttcctagtagtctgggagagCCGAGCCGGAACATGtgctattgatcagtttttatagccaaaaaacaaaggaatggtccGAGGTGAAAATTTCGTTTACCGATCGGTCGGggcacatataccttccttctctagggtgggagtgggacaggCCAGATGgctttccttatttgggacaggtcCTGTTGCCCAGGTGGGCGtcgcccaggtgggctcaggaattttGTAACCATCgcaacatggtggggagggcgAGTAAGAGTCCGGTAAGGGGTGCTAAGGGGTGTAACGCTGACACTTTTTCAGGCAGGGTCGTACTTTGCCCTTGAAGCAcctttgtccttggagcaccacacAGGATTCGCACTGGCCTTGAAACGCTCCCTTTGGTGCCTGGGGAGCTCCTCcctgtttctctcccttttctaacTGTCCAGCTCACTTTCTGCGGGCCTTGTCTTGGTTGCGGTTTCATGAGTACATTTGTGGCTCTTTTATCTTGCCACAGGATACATTTTCCCCCCAACAGTGCCATCCTGACCCACGCCCTTTTAAGCTGTTTCCTTGCCCAGGCAAGTTGTAGTCCCTCCTTCCACGAGTCAACTCTTTCCCTTGGGACTGCGCTGTTGTGCCAGCTCCCCAGGGTCTATCCTCCACTTCCCAGGCACCACCGGTTACATGCTCTCCCGTCCGtgttccctcccttctctccatttcaACACTTGACACTCCAGTCATTTCACATCCAGCCCCACAAGACTGGGACGGCTCGAGGGCGAGGATGGGGCCCAGCCCACCGGTGCTGAAATCAACGGGAACAATGGAGTCTGCAGACCACGAGAGAACCTGAGTGCGCCGTCCATCCAGAATGCTTCTATTACagcataatttatttttgaaaaggcaaTATATTTACACGGAGCAAAATCCAAAAGGGTATTCGGGGAGAAGCCCGATCCCCGCCCCCGCGAAGCTTCGCACCCCAGGTCCTGGCTTCCCCTAGGAACCGTGTTACTCTCCCCTTGTGGATCTCTCCACGTGCATTCAAGCCTTGCCCTTGTTGCTTTGGCGCACCCTGTGTTACGCACCGAGCTCCTTTCGCTGGAGCTTAAAGTCTCAAGATAGGTTCTTCTCCGGCTTCCCTTTATCGCGGCTCGCAGCTGCGGGACTTCAGCGCCGGCACGCACTGCGGACGCGACCGCCGCGGGCCCCGCTCCCCCTGGCGGCCGCGCCCCGCACTGCAGCGGTAGCGCGCGCGCCCGCCCCGCCCTGTCCCGCCCCCTCCTCGGCTGGCCCGGCCGGGGGAGGGgtcgcggcggcggcggcggcggcgtcaGCGGCGGCCCGCGCGGTGGGAGCCGAGGCGCTGGAGCAAGATGGCGGTGCGAGTGCTGCGCGCCGGCAGAGCGGCCTCGGCCGGCAGCTTTCTGCGGCGGGCCGGCCCCTGCAGCCTCCAGCCCGGGCTCTGGTGAGCAGCGCCGCCCTTTCCGGGAGCGGCCGGGGAGGGGCTGCCGCGGGGCGGAGGGCACGGGTCCCCGGCACGAGTCTACGCCCCGGCCCGGCCGCGCTCCCACTGGGCAGGGCCTCCCAGACTACGGGGCGGCGGGACCGAGGCCTCGGTCGGCGCGGCTGGGCGAGTCGGAGCCTCGGCGGGGTCGGAGTGCCTGCCTGCCGGGCCGGCCGGGCTCAAGGTCACGGTGGGAACGACGCTTGGCGCCGAAGCCACGTCCGCGCGCCGAGCCTGCCCGGCCTGCGGGACCCTGACCCGGCGCGACCCGGAGCGGTGGCCGGGCGGCCGGCGCATGCCTGAGGCCGCAGGCCCTGAAGTTGCGACCGCCTGAGAACACTGCTCGCCCACGCAAAGCCTCGGTGCTTGATTCCGCAAATGGCAGTAGAGATAACCCTCACCtcctgggttgttgtgaggaagaagtaaaataccGCATCGTCCCCGGTGAGCCCTCAAGTGGAGGTCGGGGTAGTAGTGAAGAGGTGTCAACCCTAAGAACAGTTGTTGACTAGCATTTACAAGTAAATAGCGAATCAAAAAGTATGTACAGTTATCAGCATAAGGGTCCAGACTGCgtcctaaagaacacctacagTTAAAGCAGACTAGAGCCCAGGAAGGAGTGACTAGTCAGAAGGTACAGGGGACCTTGTATAGAGACAAGGCTTCATGTTTAAACTTTTTTGGCTTCgtgtttaaactttttttctaaccTCATTGGATTAAATATTTGGTTTTCAGAATCCATCCCTGCGATAGCCATGTCCCATTTTCCAAATCGAAAAACCAAATCCCATACTAACTTACACGTCGATTTGCTTCTTCGGTTTCTTTACGTTGGGTaacttaaattttctcttttttgtttgtgtttaaatAAATAGTGAGCCTCTAGAAAATACAGTTGGCACTTAAAAATGGAAGCGCGAGGGAGCTACCTGTTTGTTAAACTCTGAATACGGGCCAGCTTTATACTGTTACGGCTTATTCAATGTAATCCTAGTAGCACTCTTAAGTAAGTAATAGGATCTGCATCTTAGAGATGAGAAGGAACCTAAAGGGCTTGAGACAGATGGCTGGAAAAGGCATTTATTTGAACCCAAGTTTGTGAGGCTTGAGGCCCAGTGCCCTTCCTAGGACTCATGCTCAACTTGTGTTTCAAAATTTGATATTTATGTTTCCGAGT includes the following:
- the MRPS17 gene encoding small ribosomal subunit protein uS17m, yielding MSIVRSSVHAKWVVGKVIGTAMQKTAKVRVTRLVLDPYLLKYFNKRKTYFAHDALQQCTVGDIVLLKALPVPKTKHVKHELAEIIFKVGQVVDPVTGKRCAGTTYLESPVSLETTHLSKNLEELDLSSTQ